Proteins co-encoded in one Garra rufa chromosome 7, GarRuf1.0, whole genome shotgun sequence genomic window:
- the LOC141338692 gene encoding uncharacterized protein → MDVKEESQELLEEVEEKYQNFIPGETSLSCLLIDNNNKSQKRSRAKNVFICLQCAKSFTQKIGLERHMRIHTGEKPFTCSQCGKSFRCKRNLVDHIRVHTGEKPFTCDQCGKSFAYKTGLNRHIRIHTGEKPFMCPQCGRGFALSGAIRRHIKIHSGEKPHTCDHCGKSFTYKENLKEHMRIHTGERPYVCVQCGKSFTHVSSLKEHLHTHSTTRPFICDQCGKTFLSSSILKRHLHVHLQEKPYVCSLCGKSFAQLDGFKEHQKIHTGVRTHVCFECGNGFISATHLKIHQRIHTGEKPYKCSHCDKRFSRSGTLKAHERIHTGEKPYHCTACGKSFNQSNQLLSHKKKHHSVLSQ, encoded by the coding sequence ATGGACGTGAAGGAAGAAAGTCAAGAACTTTTGGAAGAAGTTGAGGAGAAATATCAAAACTTCATACCTGGAGAAACCTCATTGAGCTGTCTGCTGATTGACAACAATAATAAATCACAAAAAAGATCAAGAGCCAAAAACGTTTTCATCTGCCTTCAATGTGCAAAGAGTTTCACACAAAAAATCGGCCTCGAGCGGCACATGCGTATTCATACCGGCGAGAAACCCTTCACTTgctctcaatgtggaaagagtttcaggtGTAAAAGGAACCTCGTGGatcacataagagttcacacaggGGAGAAACCGTTCACGTGCGACCAATGCGGCAAGAGTTTCGCATACAAAACAGGCCTGAACAGGCACATcaggattcacaccggagagaaaccgttcatGTGTCCTCAATGCGGAAGAGGCTTTGCACTTTCAGGAGCCATTCGGAGGCACATAAAAATCCACAGCGGAGAAAAGCCGCACACGTGCGAtcactgcggaaagagtttcacCTATAAAGAAAACCTTAAGGagcacatgaggatccacaccgGAGAGAGACCGTATGTTTGTGtccagtgtggaaagagcttcaccCATGTCAGCAGTCTGAAAGAACATCTTCACACTCACTCTACTACCAGACCGTTTATCTGCGACCAGTGCGGTAAAACGTTTCTTTCGTCGTCCATACTGAAGAGACACTTGCACGTTCACTTGCAGGAGAAGCCGTACGTGTGCtctctgtgtggaaagagtttcgcacAACTGGACGGTTTTAAAGAACATCAGAAGATACACACCGGTGTGAGAACGCATGTGTGTTTTGAGTGTGGGAATGGGTTTATTTCAGCCACGCATTTGAAAATCCatcagaggatccacactggagagaaaccgtacaagtgttcgcactgcgacaagagattctcTCGCTCAGGAACCTTGAAGGCGCacgagaggattcacactggagagaaaccatatcACTGCACCGCGTGTGGGAAGAGCTTCAACCAATCAAATCAGCTTTTGAGTCATAAGAAGAAACATCACTCTGTGCTGTCGCAGTAA